The Acipenser ruthenus chromosome 25, fAciRut3.2 maternal haplotype, whole genome shotgun sequence genome has a window encoding:
- the LOC117412581 gene encoding laminin subunit beta-2-like isoform X2: MKGMREILLLLLCAFMGTLAQDPDLAHGCSHGSCYPATGDLLVGRAEKLKASSTCGLRKKEPYCIVSHLQDEKKCFQCDSRRAYDDKYNSISHRIDNVITTFKPHLKKSWWQSENGKSEVSVQLDLEAEFHFTHLIMTFKTFRPAAMLIERSADFGRTWQVYRYFAQDCASAFPGVSTGPLRKVDDILCESRYSDIEPSTEGEVIYRVLDPAIRIQDPYSPQIQNLLKITNLRVNFTKLHTLGDNLLDSRAEIKEKYYYAMYELVVRGNCFCYGHASECAPISGIRDDIEGMVHGRCVCKHNTQGLNCEQCDDFYNDKPWRPAEGRNTNACKKCNCNSHSNLCHFDMAVYLATGNASGGVCDDCLHNTMGRSCEMCKPFYYQDPTRDIRDPSVCVACDCDPDGSLNGGICDGHDDPTQGMIAGQCRCKDHVEGPRCDKCKSGFFGLSSDNPKGCQPCQCDPRGTVSNGPQCDTISGDCFCKRLVTGRSCSQCLPEHWALSHDLHGCRACDCDVGGATDNQCSMETGQCRCRAYMVGRQCSQVESGYYFMALDHYTYEAELARLGQGCAVVVREPQPNHTPTWTGTGFARVPKGGNLEFQINNIPYSMEYDVLIRYEPQFPEEWEKVRVSVIRPGAIPTSSPCGNTIPADDLLVVSLPPLSRYVVLPQPVCLERGVSYTIRMEFPRYTSRERVPNANILIDSMALLPRYSSLEMFIGGDPVSMNRKESYERYRCHDNNKGVIRPQPTDICAKLISSLSATIHNGALTCQCDPQGSISSECNPNGGQCRCRPNVFGRRCEQCAPGTYGFGPGGCKPCECSLEGSQTRFCEPLSGQCPCSPGAFGLRCDRCQPGHWGFPNCRHCQCNSHAEECDQRTGACLTCRDNTSGDKCERCISGYYGNPVLGSGEQCRPCPCPDGPNSGRHFASSCHQDNRNRQVVCNCNQGYTGPRCDECAPGFYGNPLQPGGRCQPCQCNNNIDISDMNACDRRTGQCKKCLYNTEGPNCGLCHPGYYGDATRRNCRKCTCNFLGTDRSQCSSRDQCECDRSSGHCQCLPNVIGQNCDHCVANYWNLGSGNGCEPCGCDPNNAVSPTCNEFTGQCQCRHGFGGKTCQDCQENYWGNPNVQCRACDCDPHGIETSQCNRVMGHCSCRQGVSGVRCDQCARGFSGQFPDCQPCHQCFGDWDRVVQDLASRTRALAGRAQEIQQTGLTGAYEKNFRELEEKLAEARVIVNARNATAQAITDLMKLINQLRNKIDETTGSLDKIERDLTSVQDSNFAASNDLSALEREARALNLSASELGQQLDTLKNSNFLGAYDSIRSSFDKSRAAERRANESTVTTPSAVSQSGDTRRKTERLLAEKKNDFNKKNAANKRSLIDLAAKAETLDMKKINEKVCGAPGDAPCAESPCGGAGCRDDEGNRHCGGLNCNGAVATANNALERAKYAEKELSKAIGEVDELFQKVAQAKVKADEAKVRAQAALDKANSTKAKVDRSNKDLRDLIKQIRDFLTQDGADPDSIEMVASRVLELSIPASPQQIRHLAEEIKDRVNSLSNVDAILEQTNDDVRKAEQLLQDAKRARTRAESVKNTAETVKQALEDAHRAQAAAEKAIQQAKSDIGQTEDRLAQIQSETAASEKNLNDAMDRLGMLGGQIEALKTKRANNSLVASRAEETATMARDKANEAKQLLDGELTDKYRTVQDLVDRKAKTVQEAKQKAEKLRDEAKKLLKEAQNKLQRLTDLEIDYEENEKTLESKARQLDGLEDKMRGILKDINQQIQIYNTCQ, encoded by the exons CCTTCATGGGCACCCTGGCCCAGGACCCTGACCTGGCACATGGCTGCTCTCATGGAAGCTGCTACCCTGCCACGGGAGACCTGCTGGTGGGCCGGGCCGAGAAACTCAAGGCCTCCTCCACCTGCGGCTTGAGAAAGAAAGAGCCTTACTGCATAGTCAGCCATCTACAG GATGAGAAGAAATGCTTCCAGTGTGATTCCCGGCGTGCCTACGACGACAAGTACAACAGCATCAGCCACCGGATCGACAACGTCATCACCACGTTCAAGCCGCACCTCAAGAAGTCTTGGTGGCAGTCTGAGAACG GGAAGTCGGAAGTGAGCGTGCAGCTGGACCTTGAGGCTGAATTCCACTTCACTCACCTTATCATGACCTTTAAG ACTTTCCGCCCTGCTGCCATGCTGATTGAGCGCTCTGCTGATTTCGGACGCACCTGGCAGGTGTATCGCTATTTCGCCCAGGACTGCGCGTCAGCGTTCCCCGGAGTCTCCACGGGTCCCCTTCGCAAGGTGGATGACATCCTCTGTGAGTCCCGTTACTCAGACATTGAGCCATCTACAGAGGGAGAG GTGATTTACAGAGTGCTGGACCCTGCCATTCGCATTCAGGATCCCTACAGCCCTCAGATTCAGA ACCTGCTAAAGATCACCAATCTGCGGGTGAACTTTACCAAGCTGCACACCCTGGGGGATAACCTGCTGGACTCACGTGCGGAGATCAAGGAGAAGTATTACTATGCCATGTACGAGCTGGTGGTGCGCGGGAACTGCTTCTGCTACGGACACGCCTCTGAGTGCGCCCCCATCTCCGGCATCCGAGACGACATCGAGGGCATG GTTCACGGCAGGTGTGTCTGCAAACACAACACTCAGGGCCTGAACTGTGAGCAGTGTGACGATTTCTACAATGACAAGCCCTGGAGACCGGCTGAAGGGAGGAACACCAACGCCTGCAAGA AATGCAACTGTAATAGCCATTCCAATCTCTGTCACTTCGACATGGCGGTATACCTGGCGACCGGGAACGCGAGCGGGGGCGTCTGTGACGATTGCCTGCACAACACCATGGGCCGCAGCTGTGAGATGTGCAAACCTTTCTACTACCAGGACCCCACCCGTGATATCAGAGACCCGTCCGTCTGTGTGG CCTGTGATTGTGACCCCGACGGCTCTTTGAACGGAGGGATCTGTGACGGGCATGACGACCCCACTCAGGGCATGATTGCTGGGCAGTGCCGCTGCAAGGACCACGTGGAGGGCCCGCGCTGCGACAAGTGCAAATCCGGATTCTTCGGGCTGAGCAGCGACAACCCCAAGGGCTGCCAGC CCTGCCAGTGTGACCCCCGTGGTACTGTGAGCAACGGCCCCCAGTGTGACACCATCAGCGGAGATTGCTTCTGTAAGCGCCTGGTGACCGGCCGCAGCTGCAGTCAGTGCCTG CCGGAGCACTGGGCCCTGAGTCATGATCTACATGGTTGCCGAGCATGTGACTGCGATGTGGGAGGAGCTACTGACAACCA GTGCTCCATGGAGACGGGGCAGTGCCGGTGTCGCGCGTACATGGTGGGGCGGCAGTGTAGCCAGGTGGAGTCTGGATATTATTTTATGGCTCTGGATCACTACACCTATGAGGCTGAGCTTGCACGACTGGGGCAG GGCTGTGCAGTGGTGGTGAGGGAGCCCCAGCCCAACCACACCCCCACCTGGACCGGCACCGGCTTCGCACGGGTCCCAAAAGGAGGCAATCTGGAGTTCCAGATCAACAACATTCCCTATTCCATGGAGTACGATGTTCTGATCCGATACGAGCCACAG TTCCCTGAAGAGTGGGAAAAGGTGCGAGTCTCAGTTATCCGGCCCGGTGCGATCCCGACCAGCAGCCCGTGTGGAAACACCATCCCTGCTGACGATCTGCTTGTGGTCTCCTTGCCTCCCTTGTCCAG GTATGTGGTGCTGCCCCAGCCTGTGTGTCTGGAGCGTGGAGTCAGTTACACCATCCGCATGGAGTTCCCTCGGTACACCTCCAGGGAGAGAGTCCCCAACGCCAACATCCTCATCGACTCG ATGGCACTGCTCCCCCGGTACTCCTCTTTGGAGATGTTTATCGGCGGCGACCCCGTCTCCATGAACCGGAAGGAGAGCTATGAGCGCTACCGCTGCCATGACAATAACAAGGGCGTGATCAGGCCGCAGCCTACTGATATCTGTGCTAAACTAATCAGCAGCCTGTCTGCCACCATCCACAACGGAGCTCTGA CTTGTCAGTGTGACCCTCAGGGCTCCATCAGCTCGGAGTGTAACCCCAACGGAGGGCAGTGTCGCTGCCGCCCCAACGTGTTCGGCCGTCGCTGTGAACAGTGTGCGCCGGGGACCTACGGCTTCGGGCCTGGAGGATGCAAAC CATGCGAGTGCAGTCTGGAGGGGTCTCAGACCCGATTCTGTGAGCCGCTCAGCGGTCAGTGTCCATGCAGCCCGGGAGCCTTTGGCCTGCGTTGTGACCGCTGTCAGCCTGGACACTGGGGCTTCCCCAACTGCCGTCACTGCCAGTGCAACAGCCACGCTGAGGAGTGTGACCAGAGGACCGGAGCCTGTCTCACCTGCCGGGACAATACATCCGGGGACAAGTGTGAGAG GTGTATCAGCGGTTACTATGGAAACCCTGTGCTGGGTTCAGGAGAGCAGTGTCGCCCCTGTCCGTGCCCTGATGGGCCCAATAGCGGACGCCATTTTGCTTCTTCATGTCACCAGGACAATCGAAACAGGCAGGTCGTCTGTAACTGCAACCAGGGATACACAG GTCCCCGTTGTGATGAGTGTGCCCCTGGTTTCTATGGTAACCCCTTGCAGCCTGGTGGCCGGTGTCAGCCCTGCCAGTGTAACAACAACATTGATATCTCTGACATGAACGCATGTGACCGACGCACAGGGCAGTGCAAGAAGTGCCTCTACAATACAGAGGGGCCTAACTGCGGGCTCTGCCATCCTGGTTACTATGGAGACGCGACCAGACGCAACTGCAGGA AATGCACATGTAACTTCCTGGGCACTGACCGCAGTCAGTGCAGCTCTCGTGATCAGTGTGAGTGTGACCGCAGTAGTGGGCACTGCCAGTGTCTGCCCAATGTCATTGGCCAAAACTGTGACCACTGTGTGGCCAACTACTGGAACCTGGGCAGCGGGAATGGCTGTGAACCCTGTGGCTGTGACCCCAACAATGCTGTCAGCCCCACCTGCAATGAG TTTACTGGACAGTGCCAGTGTCGCCATGGTTTCGGAGGGAAGACGTGTCAGGACTGCCAGGAAAACTACTGGGGAAATCCCAACGTGCAGTGCAGAG CGTGTGACTGTGACCCTCACGGGATCGAGACCTCTCAGTGTAACCGGGTGATGGGGCACTGTTCCTGCCGGCAGGGCGTGTCAGGCGTGCGCTGTGACCAGTGTGCCCGGGGCTTCTCTGGCCAGTTCCCGGATTGTCAGCCCTGCCACCAGTGCTTCGGGGACTGGGACCGGGTGGTGCAGGACCTGGCAAGCCGCACTCGAGCGCTGGCGGGCCGCGCCCAGGAGATCCAGCAGACTGGCCTGACCGGCGCCTACGAGAAGAACTTCCGCGAGCTGGAGGAGAAGCTGGCCGAGGCACGGGTCATTGTGAACGCGCGCAACGCCACCGCCCAGGCCATCACCGACCTCATGAAACTCATCAACCAGCTCCG aaacaaaattgatgagacaaCAGGCTCTCTGGACAAGATCGAGAGGGACCTGACGAGCGTGCAAGACAGCAACTTCGCAGCGAGCAACGATCTGAGCGCTCTGGAGCGAGAGGCCCGGGCTCTCAACCTGTCTGCCAGCGAGCTCGGACAACAGCTCGACACGCTCAAGAACTCCAACTTCCTGG GTGCCTATGACAGTATCCGCAGCTCCTTTGATAAGTCCCGGGCTGCAGAGCGCCGCGCCAACGAGTCCACTGTCACCACGCCCAGCGCTGTCAGCCAATCCGGCGACACCCGGCGCAAGACCGAAAGGCTGCTGGCTGAAAAGAAGAACGATTTCAACAAGAAGAACGCGGCCAACAAGCGGTCCCTGATCGACCTGGCTGCCAAGGCTGAGACTCTGGACATGAAAAAAATCAACGAAAAA GTATGTGGAGCCCCCGGTGACGCCCCCTGTGCTGAGAGCCCTTGTGGGGGAGCGGGTTGCCGTGACGACGAGGGAAACAGGCACTGCGGCGGTCTGAACTGTAACGGAGCGGTGGCGACAGCGAATAATGCTCTGGAGAGAGCCAAGTATGCAGAGAAAGAGCTGAGCAAGGCCATCGGTGAGGTGGATGAGCTCTTCCAGAAG GTGGCCCAGGCCAAAGTGAAAGCTGATGAGGCCAAAGTGAGGGCACAGGCAGCGCTGGACAAGGCCAACTCCACCAAGGCTAAAGTGGATCGCTCTAACAAAGACCTGAGGGACCTCATCAAGCAGATCCGTGACTTCCTCACGC AGGATGGGGCGGACCCTGACAGCATTGAGATGGTGGCCAGCCGTGTCCTGGAGCTCTCCATCCCCGCCTCCCCACAGCAGATCAGACACCTGGCTGAGGAGATCAAGGACCGAGTCAACAGCCTCTCCAACGTGGACGCCATCCTGGAGCAGACCAACGACGACGTACGCAAAGCAGAGCAGCTTCTGCAGGACGCCAAGAGAGCCAG GACTCGCGCAGAGAGCGTGAAGAACACGGCAGAGACGGTAAAGCAGGCTTTAGAAGATGCTCACCGGGCACAGGCCGCTGCTGAGAAAGCAATTCAGCAAGCCAAGAGCGACATCGGTCAGACTGAGGACAGACTGGCACAG ATCCAGTCAGAGACTGCTGCCAGTGAGAAGAACCTGAACGATGCCATGGACCGCCTGGGCATGCTGGGTGGACAGATCGAGGCCCTGAAGACCAAGCGTGCCAACAACAGCCTGGTGGCGTCCAGGGCAGAGGAGACAGCCACCATGGCACGGGACAAAGCGAACGAGGCTAAGCAG
- the LOC117412581 gene encoding laminin subunit beta-2-like isoform X1, which produces MKGMREILLLLLCAFMGTLAQDPDLAHGCSHGSCYPATGDLLVGRAEKLKASSTCGLRKKEPYCIVSHLQDEKKCFQCDSRRAYDDKYNSISHRIDNVITTFKPHLKKSWWQSENGKSEVSVQLDLEAEFHFTHLIMTFKTFRPAAMLIERSADFGRTWQVYRYFAQDCASAFPGVSTGPLRKVDDILCESRYSDIEPSTEGEVIYRVLDPAIRIQDPYSPQIQNLLKITNLRVNFTKLHTLGDNLLDSRAEIKEKYYYAMYELVVRGNCFCYGHASECAPISGIRDDIEGMVHGRCVCKHNTQGLNCEQCDDFYNDKPWRPAEGRNTNACKKCNCNSHSNLCHFDMAVYLATGNASGGVCDDCLHNTMGRSCEMCKPFYYQDPTRDIRDPSVCVACDCDPDGSLNGGICDGHDDPTQGMIAGQCRCKDHVEGPRCDKCKSGFFGLSSDNPKGCQPCQCDPRGTVSNGPQCDTISGDCFCKRLVTGRSCSQCLPEHWALSHDLHGCRACDCDVGGATDNQCSMETGQCRCRAYMVGRQCSQVESGYYFMALDHYTYEAELARLGQGCAVVVREPQPNHTPTWTGTGFARVPKGGNLEFQINNIPYSMEYDVLIRYEPQFPEEWEKVRVSVIRPGAIPTSSPCGNTIPADDLLVVSLPPLSRYVVLPQPVCLERGVSYTIRMEFPRYTSRERVPNANILIDSMALLPRYSSLEMFIGGDPVSMNRKESYERYRCHDNNKGVIRPQPTDICAKLISSLSATIHNGALTCQCDPQGSISSECNPNGGQCRCRPNVFGRRCEQCAPGTYGFGPGGCKPCECSLEGSQTRFCEPLSGQCPCSPGAFGLRCDRCQPGHWGFPNCRHCQCNSHAEECDQRTGACLTCRDNTSGDKCERCISGYYGNPVLGSGEQCRPCPCPDGPNSGRHFASSCHQDNRNRQVVCNCNQGYTGMVKRSKGSFQRPRCDECAPGFYGNPLQPGGRCQPCQCNNNIDISDMNACDRRTGQCKKCLYNTEGPNCGLCHPGYYGDATRRNCRKCTCNFLGTDRSQCSSRDQCECDRSSGHCQCLPNVIGQNCDHCVANYWNLGSGNGCEPCGCDPNNAVSPTCNEFTGQCQCRHGFGGKTCQDCQENYWGNPNVQCRACDCDPHGIETSQCNRVMGHCSCRQGVSGVRCDQCARGFSGQFPDCQPCHQCFGDWDRVVQDLASRTRALAGRAQEIQQTGLTGAYEKNFRELEEKLAEARVIVNARNATAQAITDLMKLINQLRNKIDETTGSLDKIERDLTSVQDSNFAASNDLSALEREARALNLSASELGQQLDTLKNSNFLGAYDSIRSSFDKSRAAERRANESTVTTPSAVSQSGDTRRKTERLLAEKKNDFNKKNAANKRSLIDLAAKAETLDMKKINEKVCGAPGDAPCAESPCGGAGCRDDEGNRHCGGLNCNGAVATANNALERAKYAEKELSKAIGEVDELFQKVAQAKVKADEAKVRAQAALDKANSTKAKVDRSNKDLRDLIKQIRDFLTQDGADPDSIEMVASRVLELSIPASPQQIRHLAEEIKDRVNSLSNVDAILEQTNDDVRKAEQLLQDAKRARTRAESVKNTAETVKQALEDAHRAQAAAEKAIQQAKSDIGQTEDRLAQIQSETAASEKNLNDAMDRLGMLGGQIEALKTKRANNSLVASRAEETATMARDKANEAKQLLDGELTDKYRTVQDLVDRKAKTVQEAKQKAEKLRDEAKKLLKEAQNKLQRLTDLEIDYEENEKTLESKARQLDGLEDKMRGILKDINQQIQIYNTCQ; this is translated from the exons CCTTCATGGGCACCCTGGCCCAGGACCCTGACCTGGCACATGGCTGCTCTCATGGAAGCTGCTACCCTGCCACGGGAGACCTGCTGGTGGGCCGGGCCGAGAAACTCAAGGCCTCCTCCACCTGCGGCTTGAGAAAGAAAGAGCCTTACTGCATAGTCAGCCATCTACAG GATGAGAAGAAATGCTTCCAGTGTGATTCCCGGCGTGCCTACGACGACAAGTACAACAGCATCAGCCACCGGATCGACAACGTCATCACCACGTTCAAGCCGCACCTCAAGAAGTCTTGGTGGCAGTCTGAGAACG GGAAGTCGGAAGTGAGCGTGCAGCTGGACCTTGAGGCTGAATTCCACTTCACTCACCTTATCATGACCTTTAAG ACTTTCCGCCCTGCTGCCATGCTGATTGAGCGCTCTGCTGATTTCGGACGCACCTGGCAGGTGTATCGCTATTTCGCCCAGGACTGCGCGTCAGCGTTCCCCGGAGTCTCCACGGGTCCCCTTCGCAAGGTGGATGACATCCTCTGTGAGTCCCGTTACTCAGACATTGAGCCATCTACAGAGGGAGAG GTGATTTACAGAGTGCTGGACCCTGCCATTCGCATTCAGGATCCCTACAGCCCTCAGATTCAGA ACCTGCTAAAGATCACCAATCTGCGGGTGAACTTTACCAAGCTGCACACCCTGGGGGATAACCTGCTGGACTCACGTGCGGAGATCAAGGAGAAGTATTACTATGCCATGTACGAGCTGGTGGTGCGCGGGAACTGCTTCTGCTACGGACACGCCTCTGAGTGCGCCCCCATCTCCGGCATCCGAGACGACATCGAGGGCATG GTTCACGGCAGGTGTGTCTGCAAACACAACACTCAGGGCCTGAACTGTGAGCAGTGTGACGATTTCTACAATGACAAGCCCTGGAGACCGGCTGAAGGGAGGAACACCAACGCCTGCAAGA AATGCAACTGTAATAGCCATTCCAATCTCTGTCACTTCGACATGGCGGTATACCTGGCGACCGGGAACGCGAGCGGGGGCGTCTGTGACGATTGCCTGCACAACACCATGGGCCGCAGCTGTGAGATGTGCAAACCTTTCTACTACCAGGACCCCACCCGTGATATCAGAGACCCGTCCGTCTGTGTGG CCTGTGATTGTGACCCCGACGGCTCTTTGAACGGAGGGATCTGTGACGGGCATGACGACCCCACTCAGGGCATGATTGCTGGGCAGTGCCGCTGCAAGGACCACGTGGAGGGCCCGCGCTGCGACAAGTGCAAATCCGGATTCTTCGGGCTGAGCAGCGACAACCCCAAGGGCTGCCAGC CCTGCCAGTGTGACCCCCGTGGTACTGTGAGCAACGGCCCCCAGTGTGACACCATCAGCGGAGATTGCTTCTGTAAGCGCCTGGTGACCGGCCGCAGCTGCAGTCAGTGCCTG CCGGAGCACTGGGCCCTGAGTCATGATCTACATGGTTGCCGAGCATGTGACTGCGATGTGGGAGGAGCTACTGACAACCA GTGCTCCATGGAGACGGGGCAGTGCCGGTGTCGCGCGTACATGGTGGGGCGGCAGTGTAGCCAGGTGGAGTCTGGATATTATTTTATGGCTCTGGATCACTACACCTATGAGGCTGAGCTTGCACGACTGGGGCAG GGCTGTGCAGTGGTGGTGAGGGAGCCCCAGCCCAACCACACCCCCACCTGGACCGGCACCGGCTTCGCACGGGTCCCAAAAGGAGGCAATCTGGAGTTCCAGATCAACAACATTCCCTATTCCATGGAGTACGATGTTCTGATCCGATACGAGCCACAG TTCCCTGAAGAGTGGGAAAAGGTGCGAGTCTCAGTTATCCGGCCCGGTGCGATCCCGACCAGCAGCCCGTGTGGAAACACCATCCCTGCTGACGATCTGCTTGTGGTCTCCTTGCCTCCCTTGTCCAG GTATGTGGTGCTGCCCCAGCCTGTGTGTCTGGAGCGTGGAGTCAGTTACACCATCCGCATGGAGTTCCCTCGGTACACCTCCAGGGAGAGAGTCCCCAACGCCAACATCCTCATCGACTCG ATGGCACTGCTCCCCCGGTACTCCTCTTTGGAGATGTTTATCGGCGGCGACCCCGTCTCCATGAACCGGAAGGAGAGCTATGAGCGCTACCGCTGCCATGACAATAACAAGGGCGTGATCAGGCCGCAGCCTACTGATATCTGTGCTAAACTAATCAGCAGCCTGTCTGCCACCATCCACAACGGAGCTCTGA CTTGTCAGTGTGACCCTCAGGGCTCCATCAGCTCGGAGTGTAACCCCAACGGAGGGCAGTGTCGCTGCCGCCCCAACGTGTTCGGCCGTCGCTGTGAACAGTGTGCGCCGGGGACCTACGGCTTCGGGCCTGGAGGATGCAAAC CATGCGAGTGCAGTCTGGAGGGGTCTCAGACCCGATTCTGTGAGCCGCTCAGCGGTCAGTGTCCATGCAGCCCGGGAGCCTTTGGCCTGCGTTGTGACCGCTGTCAGCCTGGACACTGGGGCTTCCCCAACTGCCGTCACTGCCAGTGCAACAGCCACGCTGAGGAGTGTGACCAGAGGACCGGAGCCTGTCTCACCTGCCGGGACAATACATCCGGGGACAAGTGTGAGAG GTGTATCAGCGGTTACTATGGAAACCCTGTGCTGGGTTCAGGAGAGCAGTGTCGCCCCTGTCCGTGCCCTGATGGGCCCAATAGCGGACGCCATTTTGCTTCTTCATGTCACCAGGACAATCGAAACAGGCAGGTCGTCTGTAACTGCAACCAGGGATACACAG GAATGGTTAAGCGATCAAAAGGAAGCTTCCAGC GTCCCCGTTGTGATGAGTGTGCCCCTGGTTTCTATGGTAACCCCTTGCAGCCTGGTGGCCGGTGTCAGCCCTGCCAGTGTAACAACAACATTGATATCTCTGACATGAACGCATGTGACCGACGCACAGGGCAGTGCAAGAAGTGCCTCTACAATACAGAGGGGCCTAACTGCGGGCTCTGCCATCCTGGTTACTATGGAGACGCGACCAGACGCAACTGCAGGA AATGCACATGTAACTTCCTGGGCACTGACCGCAGTCAGTGCAGCTCTCGTGATCAGTGTGAGTGTGACCGCAGTAGTGGGCACTGCCAGTGTCTGCCCAATGTCATTGGCCAAAACTGTGACCACTGTGTGGCCAACTACTGGAACCTGGGCAGCGGGAATGGCTGTGAACCCTGTGGCTGTGACCCCAACAATGCTGTCAGCCCCACCTGCAATGAG TTTACTGGACAGTGCCAGTGTCGCCATGGTTTCGGAGGGAAGACGTGTCAGGACTGCCAGGAAAACTACTGGGGAAATCCCAACGTGCAGTGCAGAG CGTGTGACTGTGACCCTCACGGGATCGAGACCTCTCAGTGTAACCGGGTGATGGGGCACTGTTCCTGCCGGCAGGGCGTGTCAGGCGTGCGCTGTGACCAGTGTGCCCGGGGCTTCTCTGGCCAGTTCCCGGATTGTCAGCCCTGCCACCAGTGCTTCGGGGACTGGGACCGGGTGGTGCAGGACCTGGCAAGCCGCACTCGAGCGCTGGCGGGCCGCGCCCAGGAGATCCAGCAGACTGGCCTGACCGGCGCCTACGAGAAGAACTTCCGCGAGCTGGAGGAGAAGCTGGCCGAGGCACGGGTCATTGTGAACGCGCGCAACGCCACCGCCCAGGCCATCACCGACCTCATGAAACTCATCAACCAGCTCCG aaacaaaattgatgagacaaCAGGCTCTCTGGACAAGATCGAGAGGGACCTGACGAGCGTGCAAGACAGCAACTTCGCAGCGAGCAACGATCTGAGCGCTCTGGAGCGAGAGGCCCGGGCTCTCAACCTGTCTGCCAGCGAGCTCGGACAACAGCTCGACACGCTCAAGAACTCCAACTTCCTGG GTGCCTATGACAGTATCCGCAGCTCCTTTGATAAGTCCCGGGCTGCAGAGCGCCGCGCCAACGAGTCCACTGTCACCACGCCCAGCGCTGTCAGCCAATCCGGCGACACCCGGCGCAAGACCGAAAGGCTGCTGGCTGAAAAGAAGAACGATTTCAACAAGAAGAACGCGGCCAACAAGCGGTCCCTGATCGACCTGGCTGCCAAGGCTGAGACTCTGGACATGAAAAAAATCAACGAAAAA GTATGTGGAGCCCCCGGTGACGCCCCCTGTGCTGAGAGCCCTTGTGGGGGAGCGGGTTGCCGTGACGACGAGGGAAACAGGCACTGCGGCGGTCTGAACTGTAACGGAGCGGTGGCGACAGCGAATAATGCTCTGGAGAGAGCCAAGTATGCAGAGAAAGAGCTGAGCAAGGCCATCGGTGAGGTGGATGAGCTCTTCCAGAAG GTGGCCCAGGCCAAAGTGAAAGCTGATGAGGCCAAAGTGAGGGCACAGGCAGCGCTGGACAAGGCCAACTCCACCAAGGCTAAAGTGGATCGCTCTAACAAAGACCTGAGGGACCTCATCAAGCAGATCCGTGACTTCCTCACGC AGGATGGGGCGGACCCTGACAGCATTGAGATGGTGGCCAGCCGTGTCCTGGAGCTCTCCATCCCCGCCTCCCCACAGCAGATCAGACACCTGGCTGAGGAGATCAAGGACCGAGTCAACAGCCTCTCCAACGTGGACGCCATCCTGGAGCAGACCAACGACGACGTACGCAAAGCAGAGCAGCTTCTGCAGGACGCCAAGAGAGCCAG GACTCGCGCAGAGAGCGTGAAGAACACGGCAGAGACGGTAAAGCAGGCTTTAGAAGATGCTCACCGGGCACAGGCCGCTGCTGAGAAAGCAATTCAGCAAGCCAAGAGCGACATCGGTCAGACTGAGGACAGACTGGCACAG ATCCAGTCAGAGACTGCTGCCAGTGAGAAGAACCTGAACGATGCCATGGACCGCCTGGGCATGCTGGGTGGACAGATCGAGGCCCTGAAGACCAAGCGTGCCAACAACAGCCTGGTGGCGTCCAGGGCAGAGGAGACAGCCACCATGGCACGGGACAAAGCGAACGAGGCTAAGCAG